The Quercus robur chromosome 7, dhQueRobu3.1, whole genome shotgun sequence genome has a segment encoding these proteins:
- the LOC126692377 gene encoding putative receptor-like protein kinase At3g47110 isoform X1: MTHSWLRYEWVLLIFFHGILLMSMSSCLKSKTVPALANETDRLALLDFKNRITQDPLQIMSSWNDSVHFCNWIGVTCSPSSKRVTVLDLEAKRLVGPIPPSIGNLTCLTGINLRSNSFNGEIPQEVGRLQRLHHLNLSRNSFGGKLPTNLSYCTQLRVLDVAYNNLVGQIPGHLSSLSKLVNLSLGVNNLTGNIPAWIGNFSSLNVLSLPRNNFHGSIPSELGHLSRLRFLRLSVNNLSNTIPPQIYNISFIYYFSVTDNQLHGSFPTDVGFTLPNLQIFYCGGNSFTGPIPKSLSNASQLRGLDLNGNSLTGIVPQNLANLQSLLWLSLGNNSLGKGKDGDLSFLNFLANCTSLGLLNLESNNFGGVLPSSIANLSTQLDILIMGTNKIHGNIPTGIGNLVNLSYLGLENNYLGGTLPHVLGKLQRLNVLYLENNNFFGPIPSTLGNLTTLTELYMEENRFEGRIPPSLGNCQNLLLLNLSHNNLSGTIPKQVMGLSSLSIFLDLSYNFFIGALPFEVGNLVHLTKLDLSKNKISSKIPTTLGTCISLQYLYLGGNSFEGVIPQSLKNLRGLEDIDLSHNKLFGHIPEFLSKLLALKHLNISYNDFEGEVPSEGIFAKASAISIFGNEKLCGGVQELNLSSCSSKHPKLNWRLLALRIIIPITCITIFVLLLLYFFPMCSTVKKLREGALTTSSFGDWQFPISYAELLESTNGFSENNLIGSGSFGSVYKGVLSRNGAIVAIKVLHLQQQEASTSFTNECNALRNIRHRNLLKIFSACSSIDHKGNDFKSLIFEFMCNGSLDQWLHPKNDERHQRNKLSFIQRLNIAIDVAYALEYLHQHCQTPIVHCDIKPSNILLDEDMVAHVGDFGLVRFLFEASNNPSKTQTLSVGLKGSIGYIPPEYGMGGQISTSGDIFSYGILLLEMFTGKKPIDEMFIDGLSIHKFTSMALPEHVMDIVDPSMFFEEDGEDVGDERNEDDIEDRAIIEEVPHLNVSSKIKDCLISVFEIGLSCSTTSHDERMPTNVIVNEMNAIRDTYLKFKKRNRRRVN, from the exons ATGACACACTCTTGGCTTAGATACGAGTGGGTTTTGTTAATATTCTTTCATGGGATTCTTCTGATGTCCATGAGCTCATGTTTGAAATCTAAGACAGTTCCTGCTCTTGCAAATGAGACTGATCGCCTGGCTTTACTTGACTTCAAGAATCGGATCACTCAAGACCCACTTCAAATCATGAGCTCATGGAATGACTCTGTTCATTTCTGCAACTGGATAGGTGTTACATGTAGCCCCTCCAGCAAACGAGTCACTGTTTTGGACCTAGAAGCTAAGAGATTAGTTGGCCCCATACCACCCTCTATAGGAAATCTTACTTGCCTCACAGGAATCAACCTACGAAGCAATAGCTTCAACGGTGAAATTCCTCAAGAAGTGGGACGTCTACAACGCCTACATCATCTCAATTTGAGCAGGAATTCCTTTGGTGGTAAACTTCCGACTAATCTGAGCTACTGTACACAACTTAGAGTGCTTGACGTTGCTTACAACAATCTTGTTGGGCAGATTCCAGGCCACCTCAGCTCATTGTCAAAGTTGGTGAATCTAAGTCTTGGCGTGAACAACCTAACAGGAAATATCCCAGCTTGGATTGGaaacttttcttctttgaatGTCCTTAGTCTTCCTCGGAACAATTTTCATGGAAGCATTCCTAGTGAACTTGGCCATCTATCAAGGCTGAGATTTTTACGCCTTTCTGTGAATAATTTGTCCAATACCATCCCTCCTCAGATCTataatatttctttcatttattatttctctGTAACTGACAACCAGCTACATGGAAGCTTCCCAACAGATGTTGGTTTTACTCTTCCAAaccttcaaatattttattgcgGTGGAAACAGTTTCACGGGACCTATTCCCAAGTCGCTGTCAAATGCTTCTCAACTTCGAGGCCTTGACCTTAATGGAAATAGTCTGACTGGGATAGTGCCTCAAAATCTAGCAAACTTGCAAAGCTTGCTTTGGCTTAGTCTTGGAAACAATAGCCTTGGAAAGGGGAAGGATGGTGACTTGAGTTTTCTCAATTTCTTGGCCAATTGTACTAGTTTGGGGTTATTGAATCTTGAAAGTAATAATTTTGGAGGAGTATTGCCAAGCTCTATAGCCAACCTTTCCACCCAGCTAGACATTCTTATTATGGGTACGAATAAGATTCATGGTAACATCCCCACTGGGATCGGGAATCTCGTTAACTTAAGTTATCTTGGATTAGAAAATAACTATTTGGGAGGTACTCTCCCTCATGTTCTTGGGAAGCTTCAAAGGTTAAATGTATTATATTTggaaaataacaatttttttgggCCAATCCCTTCCACCTTGGGTAACTTAACTACGCTGACAGAACTTTATATGGAGGAGAACAGATTTGAAGGAAGGATACCCCCAAGCTTAGGAAACTGCCAAAATTTGCTTTTACTGAACCTTTCTCATAACAATCTCTCTGGAACAATACCAAAACAGGTTATGGGTCTTTCAtccctttcaatttttttggacttgtcttataatttttttataggagcACTACCTTTTGAAGTGGGCAACTTAGTACATCTTACCAAGTTAGATCTCTcaaagaataaaatatcaaGCAAAATTCCCACCACCCTTGGGACTTGTATTAGTTTGCAGTACTTGTATTTGGGCGGTAACTCATTTGAGGGAGTAATTCCTCAATCCTTGAAGAATTTAAGAGGTTTAGAAGATATAGATCTTtctcataataaattatttggGCATATTCCTGAATTTCTTAGCAAGCTTTTGGCACTTAAGCATCTCAATATTTCTTATAATGATTTTGAGGGTGAAGTGCCAAGTGAAGGAATTTTTGCAAAGGCAAGCGCAATTTCAATCTTTGGAAATGAAAAGTTATGCGGTGGTGTCCAAGAATTAAATTTATCTTCATGCTCAAGCAAACATCCCAAATTGAACTGGAGGCTTCTTGCACTCAGAATAATAATTCCTATCACATGTATAACCATATTTGTActtcttttgttgtattttttccCTATGTGTTCTACTGTGAAAAAATTAAGAGAGGGAGCATTGACTACATCTTCTTTTGGAGATTGGCAATTTCCTATCTCTTATGCTGAACTCTTAGAATCAACCAACGGGTTTTCTGAGAACAACTTGATTGGTTCGGGTAGTTTTGGCTCTGTATACAAAGGAGTTCTTTCTAGAAATGGAGCAATTGTTGCAATCAAAGTATTGCACCTTCAACAACAAGAAGCATCCACAAGTTTCACTAATGAATGCAATGCTTTGAGGAATATACGCCATCGCAATCTCCTCAAGATTTTCTCTGCTTGCTCTAGCATTGATCATAAAGGGAATGACTTTAAGAGCCTAATTTTTGAGTTCATGTGCAATGGAAGTCTAGACCAGTGGTTGCATCCAAAAAATGATGAGCGACatcaaagaaacaaattaaGCTTTATTCAGAGACTAAATATAGCCATTGATGTTGCTTATGCATTGGAATATCTTCATCAACATTGCCAAACACCAATTGTTCACTGTGATATTAAACCAAGCAATATACTCCTTGATGAAGATATGGTAGCCCATGTTGGTGATTTTGGATTGGTGAGGTTCCTCTTTGAAGCATCTAACAATCCCTCCAAAACTCAAACCCTGTCAGTTGGACTAAAGGGTTCCATTGGGTACATTCCTCCAG AGTATGGGATGGGTGGCCAAATTTCAACATCGGGAGACATTTTCAGTTATGGGATACTCTTGTTAGAGATGTTCACTGGGAAAAAACCTATCGATGAAATGTTCATAGATGGTTTGAGCATTCACAAGTTCACTTCAATGGCTTTGCCTGAACATGTAATGGATATAGTTGACCCATCAATGTTCTTTGAGGAGGATGGAGAAGATGTTGGTGATGAGAGAAACGAAGATGACATTGAAGATAGAGCAATAATTGAAGAAGTGCCCCATCTCAATGTTAGTAGCAAAATAAAAGATTGCTTGATATCAGTGTTTGAAATTGGATTGTCGTGTTCTACAACATCACATGATGAGCGGATGCCAACAAATGTTATTGTCAATGAAATGAATGCAATTAGAGACACATATCTTAAATTTAAGAAGAGAAACAGAAGAAGAGTGAACTAG
- the LOC126692377 gene encoding putative receptor-like protein kinase At3g47110 isoform X2, with protein sequence MTHSWLRYEWVLLIFFHGILLMSMSSCLKSKTVPALANETDRLALLDFKNRITQDPLQIMSSWNDSVHFCNWIGVTCSPSSKRVTVLDLEAKRLVGPIPPSIGNLTCLTGINLRSNSFNGEIPQEVGRLQRLHHLNLSRNSFGGKLPTNLSYCTQLRVLDVAYNNLVGQIPGHLSSLSKLVNLSLGVNNLTGNIPAWIGNFSSLNVLSLPRNNFHGSIPSELGHLSRLRFLRLSVNNLSNTIPPQIYNISFIYYFSVTDNQLHGSFPTDVGFTLPNLQIFYCGGNSFTGPIPKSLSNASQLRGLDLNGNSLTGIVPQNLANLQSLLWLSLGNNSLGKGKDGDLSFLNFLANCTSLGLLNLESNNFGGVLPSSIANLSTQLDILIMGTNKIHGNIPTGIGNLVNLSYLGLENNYLGGTLPHVLGKLQRLNVLYLENNNFFGPIPSTLGNLTTLTELYMEENRFEGRIPPSLGNCQNLLLLNLSHNNLSGTIPKQVMGLSSLSIFLDLSYNFFIGALPFEVGNLVHLTKLDLSKNKISSKIPTTLGTCISLQYLYLGGNSFEGVIPQSLKNLRGLEDIDLSHNKLFGHIPEFLSKLLALKHLNISYNDFEGEVPSEGIFAKASAISIFGNEKLCGGVQELNLSSCSSKHPKLNWRLLALRIIIPITCITIFVLLLLYFFPMCSTVKKLREGALTTSSFGDWQFPISYAELLESTNGFSENNLIGSGSFGSVYKGVLSRNGAIVAIKVLHLQQQEASTSFTNECNALRNIRHRNLLKIFSACSSIDHKGNDFKSLIFEFMCNGSLDQWLHPKNDERHQRNKLSFIQRLNIAIDVAYALEYLHQHCQTPIVHCDIKPSNILLDEDMVAHVGDFGLVRFLFEASNNPSKTQTLSVGLKGSIGYIPPAWPDWMELK encoded by the exons ATGACACACTCTTGGCTTAGATACGAGTGGGTTTTGTTAATATTCTTTCATGGGATTCTTCTGATGTCCATGAGCTCATGTTTGAAATCTAAGACAGTTCCTGCTCTTGCAAATGAGACTGATCGCCTGGCTTTACTTGACTTCAAGAATCGGATCACTCAAGACCCACTTCAAATCATGAGCTCATGGAATGACTCTGTTCATTTCTGCAACTGGATAGGTGTTACATGTAGCCCCTCCAGCAAACGAGTCACTGTTTTGGACCTAGAAGCTAAGAGATTAGTTGGCCCCATACCACCCTCTATAGGAAATCTTACTTGCCTCACAGGAATCAACCTACGAAGCAATAGCTTCAACGGTGAAATTCCTCAAGAAGTGGGACGTCTACAACGCCTACATCATCTCAATTTGAGCAGGAATTCCTTTGGTGGTAAACTTCCGACTAATCTGAGCTACTGTACACAACTTAGAGTGCTTGACGTTGCTTACAACAATCTTGTTGGGCAGATTCCAGGCCACCTCAGCTCATTGTCAAAGTTGGTGAATCTAAGTCTTGGCGTGAACAACCTAACAGGAAATATCCCAGCTTGGATTGGaaacttttcttctttgaatGTCCTTAGTCTTCCTCGGAACAATTTTCATGGAAGCATTCCTAGTGAACTTGGCCATCTATCAAGGCTGAGATTTTTACGCCTTTCTGTGAATAATTTGTCCAATACCATCCCTCCTCAGATCTataatatttctttcatttattatttctctGTAACTGACAACCAGCTACATGGAAGCTTCCCAACAGATGTTGGTTTTACTCTTCCAAaccttcaaatattttattgcgGTGGAAACAGTTTCACGGGACCTATTCCCAAGTCGCTGTCAAATGCTTCTCAACTTCGAGGCCTTGACCTTAATGGAAATAGTCTGACTGGGATAGTGCCTCAAAATCTAGCAAACTTGCAAAGCTTGCTTTGGCTTAGTCTTGGAAACAATAGCCTTGGAAAGGGGAAGGATGGTGACTTGAGTTTTCTCAATTTCTTGGCCAATTGTACTAGTTTGGGGTTATTGAATCTTGAAAGTAATAATTTTGGAGGAGTATTGCCAAGCTCTATAGCCAACCTTTCCACCCAGCTAGACATTCTTATTATGGGTACGAATAAGATTCATGGTAACATCCCCACTGGGATCGGGAATCTCGTTAACTTAAGTTATCTTGGATTAGAAAATAACTATTTGGGAGGTACTCTCCCTCATGTTCTTGGGAAGCTTCAAAGGTTAAATGTATTATATTTggaaaataacaatttttttgggCCAATCCCTTCCACCTTGGGTAACTTAACTACGCTGACAGAACTTTATATGGAGGAGAACAGATTTGAAGGAAGGATACCCCCAAGCTTAGGAAACTGCCAAAATTTGCTTTTACTGAACCTTTCTCATAACAATCTCTCTGGAACAATACCAAAACAGGTTATGGGTCTTTCAtccctttcaatttttttggacttgtcttataatttttttataggagcACTACCTTTTGAAGTGGGCAACTTAGTACATCTTACCAAGTTAGATCTCTcaaagaataaaatatcaaGCAAAATTCCCACCACCCTTGGGACTTGTATTAGTTTGCAGTACTTGTATTTGGGCGGTAACTCATTTGAGGGAGTAATTCCTCAATCCTTGAAGAATTTAAGAGGTTTAGAAGATATAGATCTTtctcataataaattatttggGCATATTCCTGAATTTCTTAGCAAGCTTTTGGCACTTAAGCATCTCAATATTTCTTATAATGATTTTGAGGGTGAAGTGCCAAGTGAAGGAATTTTTGCAAAGGCAAGCGCAATTTCAATCTTTGGAAATGAAAAGTTATGCGGTGGTGTCCAAGAATTAAATTTATCTTCATGCTCAAGCAAACATCCCAAATTGAACTGGAGGCTTCTTGCACTCAGAATAATAATTCCTATCACATGTATAACCATATTTGTActtcttttgttgtattttttccCTATGTGTTCTACTGTGAAAAAATTAAGAGAGGGAGCATTGACTACATCTTCTTTTGGAGATTGGCAATTTCCTATCTCTTATGCTGAACTCTTAGAATCAACCAACGGGTTTTCTGAGAACAACTTGATTGGTTCGGGTAGTTTTGGCTCTGTATACAAAGGAGTTCTTTCTAGAAATGGAGCAATTGTTGCAATCAAAGTATTGCACCTTCAACAACAAGAAGCATCCACAAGTTTCACTAATGAATGCAATGCTTTGAGGAATATACGCCATCGCAATCTCCTCAAGATTTTCTCTGCTTGCTCTAGCATTGATCATAAAGGGAATGACTTTAAGAGCCTAATTTTTGAGTTCATGTGCAATGGAAGTCTAGACCAGTGGTTGCATCCAAAAAATGATGAGCGACatcaaagaaacaaattaaGCTTTATTCAGAGACTAAATATAGCCATTGATGTTGCTTATGCATTGGAATATCTTCATCAACATTGCCAAACACCAATTGTTCACTGTGATATTAAACCAAGCAATATACTCCTTGATGAAGATATGGTAGCCCATGTTGGTGATTTTGGATTGGTGAGGTTCCTCTTTGAAGCATCTAACAATCCCTCCAAAACTCAAACCCTGTCAGTTGGACTAAAGGGTTCCATTGGGTACATTCCTCCAG CATGGCCGGATTGGATGGAATTGAAGTAA